The following is a genomic window from Hymenobacter sp. APR13.
TACCGGTTTCAGCCTGTGTCAACTGAGAAAGCAATACGTAGTGTTTTTCTGCCTTTGGTACGCTTGTAAACACTTTCACAATAGAACTATCCACTTGTAATACAGGTGTGCTTAGAGCCGCCAGGAATGCCTTTAAAATGGATAGTTGTGGATCATGTTGCATACCTTATATCTTGAATTTTACTGCTTGCTTCAGATTCGCTAAGAATGCGGCTCTATGCTGTTGCACGGCTGGATTCAGAAACGGATAAGCGGGCATTTTACGGGTACCAAATTCTATGTACTTCGCATAAGCAGCATTCACCGTTACTTCACCTTTAAATGACCCGTCACGCTGGTAACTAATAGAGGAACGTAGTAAACCTGTATCCACTCGCACTAATTGCTTAGCGGTTGATTCTACTTCGTAACCGTAGGTATCTACTGCTATTTGCACTCGTTTAGGTGTGGAAATCAAATACGCTTGTAACTTCGTTTTTAGATTATCAGCACCTTGTAATTTTACACTTATACCCATCCGAAAATAACTAATTCTGTTTTTCGCTCAGAGGGTACCACTGATACCACCGTAACACGTTTACCTTGCCATTCTAGTGGCGTATCACTCGTGATAGCTTCCATGTAGCGAATCGTGATACGGATAGGCTGCTTATCATTCAGTTGATTATTTAGAAACTGCTCCACCGCTTTCAATACCGTAACCTGTGCGGGTAAGGTGTAGAGAGCAATTGTATCAGTAGCCAACACCCCGCCTATACCATCATCAACAAAGGATGCTTCCTTTACTACTATCATATCCCTGAACTTACCGGCTATACTCACTTTAGTTATTTAATTTATACGGGGCTAAAAGTGCCTTATATTTAATAGCTACATCATGTTGCTTAATTACCGTACTAGCACCTCTGTTATCATAGAAATCACTACCCAGCATCATAATAACTGTTTTAATAGTAGCTGGTACATCCGTTGGTTCAACCGTAACACTATACGTTATGGTGTAGGTCGGCAACATGTTGTAATCAATCGGATAATCACGATTGTTATTAATGGTGACACCCTTTGCATACTCCACAAAATACGTATAGGCGTTGTACACGTCATCCAAATCCGTATAGTATCCAGTTACACCAGTAACTAACGAACGTTCAACAGTGGGCACCGTATTAGCCTTAAACGTAGCTTGCTTAACCTTACTGATATAATCACGTTCGGTTTCCGCTTCTACTTTCTCTCGTGCTGTTTGCAGAAACAAACCAATCAACGTATCATCAGCATTCGTGGTAATACGTGTGTACTCTTTAAATTCTATGATACTTACTGGTTCATTATCTGAATACATCGGGTTACTTCACTTCTTTTTTCTTCTTGCTGATAGCTGGTTTGGTTTCGCGTTTAGCAGGATCATTAGGCAAGGTTGGGGAAACCTCCACCGCCGTAGCAGATTCAGTTTCCCCTTTCTTACTTACCAATCCAGCAGCTACTAACTGTTCCAAGTAGATTTCATCTACTGCAATTTCATCCCCTTCTTTATACCGTTGTGAACGGAATGAGAAGGTTTGTTTCGCTGTATGTTTCATGGTATCTGATTAATTTAAATTAAGCAGCCATCAAAGCAGCAGTAGCCGTAGCAAACGAACCTTTCACCAAAGCAGCAGGACGAGTAATAGCCTGAAGCAAACGCTCTTCAATCAGCACGGTAACTTTGTTGGTGATGAAGTCGTCTTCGTTAGAACCCGACACTTCAACATGCAAATCTTCTACAGAGAAGGTTTCAACAGCCAAATCCAACGCACCTACCAGGAACTCACCTTCGTTTACTGCATCAATACCAGCGATGGTAACACCAGCAATGGTTGAAGCAGAGTTAGACAAGATGTTGGGTAGCAAGTAGCGACCATCAGCATCTTTGGTTAGGTTCATCTTCGCGATATCCGTAGGATTCATGAAGATTGCGTTAGCGCGGAACATGCTCTTACGAACCTGGGTAATAGCGGCATACAAGACATCAATTACTTGCGCATTCTCTACACGTAGGCTACCAGCGTTGAAAGCAGTAGCCGCCGTGAACAAGCCTAGAGCCTCTTCACCAACACCAGTACCGTAAAGCAACTGATCATCCTCTTCCTGAAGAACCAGCTCAATACCGCGACCCTGTAGGCTGTAGGTAAAAGCAGGTGCATCCTGTACGGTTTCAGTAGACAGCTTGTAGTACAAGGCAATCTTAGCAGCGTTAGCTACTACGGGAGTCATTTTGAAGCTCACTTTAGGCTTCTTAGCACCCTCGGCAACTACAGCAGCCGAACCTTCAACAGCCGTTTCACGGTCATACTTATAGGTAGGCTTGCTTAGCTTACCAATGCGCATAAAGTCGCGAACGTGGGTAAGCTGGTTGGGAGTGTTGATAGGTGAACCAGCCGCAATAAGGGATTGTGAATCACCTACTGAGTTAGCGCGAAGCATATCAATAGGAGCTTTCACTTCTACTTTAGCATCACCCTTACGGAAGGTCTTTAGCTCACTCTTCGCTTCTAGTACATCTACTAGATTCTTCTTAGCTTCTACAGTTGAACCAGAAGCAATACGCTGCATTTCAACCGAAAGCTGATCTACGGCATCTTGTACCGGCTTAATTTGGTTTGCTACATCATTCTTTAGTTCAATAGCAATATCTTTTGGAGACTTAACTTCATTTTCCAATTTGTTAATAATTATTTTTATTATAACCTATATATGCCGAATAGAAATCAGCAATTTCATCCCTATCTGATTTGACTTCAACCGGCTGTTCGCTTTGCAAAGTGGATACTTCCGGCTCTGTAATTACGGTTAGTGATTGTTCCAGCATTTCAGCAATGGATGATTTAATCTGAGCAACCTGAATTACTAGCAACTCACACATTTCATCGGATAGATTACCCTGTCGTAGATGCTTTTCCAGTAGACTCATTTTCTTTTCCAACTCATTGCTTTGTTCAGCAACGGTTAGTGATTTCAACCCTATGTTCTGTGCCTGATCATTTGATCCCCATGTCACAGAAGAATATTCAAATAGCTGTACTTCGTGGATATTACGGATACCTTTGGCTTCGTCCTTACTAGCTTTAATGGTATAGAATCCAATACTGTTCTCATTCATTACACCATCTTCTACCAGGATCATCAGGTCTTTACCTAATTGCGTTTTGCTGATCTTAGAGTTCACCAGCAATCCGTTCTGATCTTCAATAATGGATTCAGGTTTACCTACCGGCTTATTCGTATCGTGTTGCCATAGGTGTTTCAACCGGCTCTGTGATTCGGTAATAGTTTTCTTAAACGCGCCGGGATGGATGATATCACTGTGGCTATCCACATTACCGAAACGGGCTGCATAGAGAATGATACGGTTACCAGTAGTATCAACATCTTCTACCTGATTTAGACCAACGTTTTTAGTTTCATACAACTTCATTAACACTCTTAGTATTTGTTACACTATATATCTACTTCTAATGCGCAAAAAAAATAGCCTCTACTCGTTAAAGCAGAGGCTACCAAAAAAATAAGATAACTACCAGACGGACACCACCCCAACTAGTACACTATATATCCGGCTTTATTCTTACATTTTCCGAAGGCGTTGATGATGGTGGTGGTTGATGGTGATAGCGTAATTACTGCTTAACTTCTGCTTTGGACATCAACTTTGACTACTTTTATTAGGAAAACTATGCAAAGTTGATGTCCAAGCTGGTTGGAAGCTCAAACTTAACCGCTATGTTTACGTTATCATTTAATCAATTTAACTCATTAACCGATTACCAGGATGGATCAGAACCAAACCAGCGTAGGCGCTAACATTGCTCAGCTTTACGATTCAATAGCGAAACTGAAGCAGCAAAAGCTAGACATTGATACAGAGATTACATCCGCTCAGAATAAGCTAGTAGATTACCTGAAGCAGATCGGGGTATACAACATGCTTCAGCCCGACACCGACAAAGCAGAAGGTTTCCAGCTCACTTCACCAGAAGGTAAAACCAAACGCACCCGCCAAACCAAGACTGCTGATCAGAAAGCGGATGAAGCGAAGCAGGTAGAGTTGAATAAGCTGGTGTATAAAGGCAAGTATCCAAACGGGATCAACGCTACCACCGGCTTACCAGTGAAGTACAAAGGTCGGGATGCTCGCAACGAAGAGATCCTAGCTATGATGAAGGATGATGAACGTGAGTATGCATCATCCCAATCCGGCGAAGCACCAGCCGCACCAGCCGCTAAGAAATCGGCTGCTAAGAAGTAGGTCGGTGTAGGAATAGAAATCAGAAAGAGAGCTGCTGTCTAGTGGCTCTCTTTTTTTGCGCCTACCTGAAGCGGATAAAAGCGCTGTAGCAGCAGCAGTAGCGCCGGGAAGGCAATCACCAGCACCGTTCCCAATCGTGACATAGAAGGCAGCTATACAGCGTAGAGGCATAGAAACACCTAAGAGTAGGCTAGTAGGCTGTATTGTACATTCTAGTTGGGGCAATGTTCCATATAACTCCCGTTTCTGTTCCATATAACCCCTGTTTTGGCTCATTATACGGAACACAACCATAGCATAACTTCTATTCTTTAGGCATAAGTATCTGACAACCAGAAACAAAGAAGGAGCAGCTAATAGCCGCTCCCTCTCCCACAACCAAAACACCTAAATATTATTTAGATGATTGTTCCATTGTCAATTATCGGGCCAAAATTTATTTAACCCAGTCATTATTCATTGAGAGTGGCCATGCATTCCAATTATGCACTATACCTATCCCCCATCTTTGTAAACTCATCAAATAACATCGTCTACTATAGTACTTGACAATAAAATATATTTATAATTGTGCTTAAATAACACTAACAGTTTAATTATTCCAATAAATCCATATAAACAATCACCACGGTTTATAATTGAATTATAATAAGAATCGCTTCCACTTCTAACCTTTCCATAGATGAAAACACTATTTACCAAGGTACCTGGAGCAACAACCTTTAGGCGAAGTATTGGTGGTCGTCTGCTCCTAGGCTCACTACTGAGCGCCATGCTGGGCAGTGCATCGGATGTTCAGGCTCAGTTTCCGCGTGTTGAATCGTTCAAGAACAATTCGGCCACTGGATTTACGGTGGGGGGCAGCGCCACACTTACCGGTGGTGTGGGCGACCCGAATGGCCAAGGATATTTACAGCTCACTTCTATAGCGCTCAACCAGGCTGGCTTTGCAGTCGACCAGACGGCTTTTGCGGCACCGCAGGGCTTTGGCATATCGTTCGAGTTCTTTGCTTATGGCGGTACTGGCGCCGATGGTTTTTCGTGCTTTCTGTTTGATGGCAGCACAGTTACGTTTACGCCAGGCGCTTCGGGCGGCTCCTTGGGGTACGCCCAAAAAACCGCTGATCCTATCAGCAATGGCGTGCCAAATGGCTACATCGGCATTGGGATTGATGAGTTTGGCAACTATGCCAACGCTACGGAAGGACGTATAGGGGGGCCTGGCTTCACGCCAGACGCGGTATCCATCAGGGGAGCCGGCAATGGACGTAGCGCCACCGATTACCCATATCTGGATGGCAGCGGCACGTTGCCATTTAGCCTAGATGTACTCACGACAAGGGCCCAGGTTGGCAGCGCGGACTACCGCCGTGCTTATATTGACCTGGTGCCCACCAATGGCACTTATCAGGTTACGGTTCGTATTCAGCATGGCAATGAGGTAACTACGGCCATTCGCAGTGTTCCGGTCCCGACGCCACCGCCGACCCTCCGCATTGGTTTCTCCGGCTCAACCGGCGGGAGTACCAACGTGCACGAAATTCGTAACCTGGCCATCGTTCGGGCGCCGTTTGCCAACGACGATCTGGCCGGCACTTCCTTCAACCAGGCCGTTACGCTGAATATCCTGGCCAATGATGTGGCGCCGGGCAGCAATTTCGACCCGGCTACGGTGGATCTGGACATCAACGCCAGTGGCATCCAGCAAACGCTGCTGGTGCCGGGCCGGGGTACCTTCTCGGTCACGGCACAGGGGGAAGTGGTTTTCACGCCTTCGGGCACGTTTTCGGGCGTAGTCACGACTCCGTACACGGTTAGCAGTGTGCTCGGCGACCAGTCCAGCCCGGCAAATATTACCATCATTGTGCAGGGAGCCGATGTGGCCACTACTGTGAGCGGCCCGAGCACCGCCAATCCAGGGGCACGTATCACGTATACCCTCAACACCACCAACCTGGGCACCGAGCCGGCTACCAACGTAGTACCCACCATCCAACTGGCACCTGCCCTACCCGCCGGCAGCATAACGCTACCGGCCGGCGCTACCTACACAGCGGGCACGGGGGTGGTTACATTTGCGACGATTCCCAACATTGAGGCCGGTGCCAGTCCGTTCACCAACTCCGTAACCTTCACAGTGCCCACAACCGGCACGACAGTCATCACCGGTACTGGCAATGCAACGGCGGCCACACCTGACCCCGTATCTGCAAACAATACGTCGAGTATTACCACGCAGGTAACGGGTTTGGCCAATATTGATCAAGTCTGCTCCGAACCAGGCAAAGACGGACCGGGCACGCTTACCGGCTCCTCCGTGCCCAACACTTACTACCAGATTGCCAACGGAACGGTCGTTGACGCAAGCAATACCAGCATTCCACTACAGTCGGCCCCTATTGGCAGCACGCCTATCAGCGCCGGCGACATTGTGCTCATCATGCAGATGCAGGGGGCGGACATCAATACCACCAACACTATTGCTTATGGGACCAACACCGGCAACTACATCGCCGGCCAGTATGAGTATGGCATTGCGCTGAATAGCGTACCGACGACGGGTGGCACGCTCACGCTGGTGAAAGGCGTAACGAACAGCTACGTAAACCAGGACTACAACGGCACGCTTACGGGCCAGCGCCGTTTTCAGGTGATTCGGGTACCGCAGTACTCCAGCCTGAGTGTAAGCGGCACCGTAACGGGGGCGGCCTGGAATGGGCGTGTGGGCGGTGTGTTAGCTCTCGATGTAACCGGCAAAACCACTTTTGCTACCGGCGCTTCTCTGAACATGGATGCCAAAGGCTTCCGAGGCGGTGGTGGGCGTAACCTGGCTGGTAGTACAGCATACAACAGCTCTGTTTTTCTAGCACCTGCTGCTAATGCTGCTCACGCCTCCAAAGGCGAAGGATACGCTGGCACGCCGCAATACACCTACGACGGCACCGCACTGACTAACAACGCGGTAGAAGGTTACCTTGGAGGCAGCCAGGGCCAGGGAGCTCCTGGCAATGGCGGCGGCGGAGCTACCGACTTCACGCCTGGCAGCAACTCCGGCAATGCCGGCGGCGGCGGCGGCGGCAACGGCGGCAGCGGGGGTACCGGCGGGTTTGGCTTCGGCTCAGACGCTACCGGCGAAATAGCGGATGGCGGCCGGGCCTCAGCCAGCACTTCGGCCAGCCGCTTACTGCTGGGCGGTGGCGGCGGAGCCGGCTCTTCCAACGATGCTACTGCCCTGCGCGCCAGCGGCGGCACTGGCGGCGGCATCATTGTATTGCGCACAGGCGCTATTGCGGGCACCGCTACGTTGAGCGCGAATGGCGGCAACGCCCCGGCTACCCCCAGCGACGACCAGGGTGGCGGCGGCGGCGGCGCAGGGGGCTCTATCGTGGTACTTGCCATTCCGCCCAGCGGTGTGGCAGATGGCCTGAGTGGACTCACTATCAATGCTATTGGAGGCACTGGTGGCAGCGCTAATACTGACGAAAACAACAACAACCAGCGCACTGGCCCTGGCGGCGGCGGCGGCGGCGGGCTTATCTACAGCAATGGTGCGTTTGCCAACTCCGGCGCCACCGGCAATACCTCGCCGGTCCGGTCCGGCGCAAACGGCATTACCGATGGCAACAACTCGGTTGCTTTTGGCGCTGCCGCTGGCACAGCCGGCATTATTACGCCCAATGTTGCTCCCACCACTACACCCATTGTAGCTGGGGCTGGGGCCTGTGAGCCGGTGCTGAATGCGGCCTTAAGCACAAGCACTCCTAACATCACGCGTACTGGCGGTGCGGGCAGCGCGGTGAATCCTGCTACCTACATTCTGGCCGTATCGAACACCGGCGGCGCAGTTTCCAACGTTACGGCCACAGCCTCACTAGCCGCCAACGTGGTGGGCTACGACGCCTCGTTTACGCCAATTGTGACGCTGACGCTGGCCAACGGTACTACCTCCGTCCTCGGCAGTGGCAGTTATACCCTCCCTACAGCCGATGGCACCAGCACGCCGGCTTTCGGCGGCCTCAGAATTCCGGCTGGCGCCACCATTACCGTCACTTTCCGCGCTAAGTTGGTGGCCACAGCCCAGGACAATTTTGCGTACCAGGCCAGCGTGCTGCTACAGTACCTCGACCCAACGCGCCTGACTACCACCAAAACCGTGCAGCCTGGCCTGACCTACGACAGCTACACCGGGGCCGGGGCTGGCGTAGCTGCCGCGCCAGGCAGTGGCTACTCTGGCGGCTCCAGCACAGCCGAGGATGTAACCATCGCGCGGCCGCTGCCAGTAGAGTTGAAAGCTTTTGAAGCCAACGCCGTGCAGCTGGATGCTGTGCTGACTTGGACTACAGCCAGTGAAGTGAACAACGACCGGTTTGAAGTGGAGCGCTCCTTCGATGCGCGCAGCTTCGAGCGGGTGGGCACCGTACGCGGCCAGGGCACTACCAGCCGCAGCACCGACTACGATTTCACGGATGCCGGGGCCGGCCGCCGCGGCAACCAGATAGCCTACTACCGCCTGCGCCAGGTTGACGTTGACGGCAAAGAGTCTATCAGCCCGGTGCGGGTGGTGCGGTTCTCCGGTCCTGGCAAAGCCGCCATCAGCCTCTACCCCAACCCGGCCCCAGGCCGCACAACACTCGACCTGACCGGGCTACCCGCCGGCACTTACCAGGTACAGATACTGGATCTGGCAGGCCGAGCAGTTGGGCGTTTCACGCTGGAAGGTGCCAGCAAGCATCCCCTGAATCTGCTCACCCTGCCCCAGGGTTCCTACGTGGTGCGGGTTGTAGGCCAGGGTGTGAGTGTGGCATTGCCGCTGACTCGCCACGACTAATATTTTCCTGATCTATTAATAAAGAAGGGCCCGGCAGATGCATCTGCCGGGCCCTTCTTTATTGCCTGTCAGTTGATCTACTCTTTCACAAACCGGCGTACCACCCGGCTTCCCTCCGACTCCACCGTGAGCAGATACACACCGGGCGCTACCCCGGGAAGTAGCAGCGTCTGGCGGTTGGCGCCTGCCCGCACGGCTATGGCCTGCGTGGCCACGGTGCGGCCCAGCAAATCCTGCACCTGCAGGGTACCAGCATTGGCCCGGCGCGCCTCGAAAGCTACCGTCAGGGCGTCGCGGACGGGGTTAGGGTAGGCGGCGAAGCTCTCGGCTACCAGCGCGGCGGGCTGCGTAGCCAGCACAATGGCCAGATCTTTGGCGCCACGGAACACCTGGCCGCGGATTTCGCCGCCGGGGTTGGCCGCCGTGTGGATGTTTACATAGATACTGTCGCGGCGGAACTGCAGGGCGCGACGCGCCGTGAAGGGCCGGGTGGCGTTGGGGCCGGCATTGCCAGTGGGCTGCCAGAAACCCTCAGCCGAAATGGCGGCTCCGCCGCTGGGCCCGAAGAATGGCGCCAGATCAAATACCACCGGGCCCGCCTGCGTGCGCAGCGCCGAATGGAAGTGCCCTACCGTGACGGGGCCGCTCAGGCTGCCCCAGGCCATGCTGAAGTGCACGTTGCTCTGGTCGCGGTCCATGCTCACGAAGCCCGAGCCGTAGCCGCCGGTGGCCACCGGGTTAGGCCGCTCCTGCGCCCCGTTGAGCGAGAATGTGTAGCCCTCCCGCGCCAGCCGGAATACCTGCCCCCGGATTTCGCCGCTCGGATTGGCAGCCGTGTTGAATACCAGGTTAGCGCCTCCCGTCAGAAACAGGTTGACCGCCGCCGTATTCAGGCCGGTCAGCGTTACCGCAAAGGCATTGGGCGTACCAGCCGGAATCGTTACGGTAGTCAGCGGAGCAGCCGGGTTGGCCTGGTCGGCATCGGCCTGAAACACCGCCAGGCTGGTGGGCGCCCCACTCAGGCCGGTATGAGCCACAAAGATGCGCAGGGTATCAAACGTGGAGTTGAGGCGCAGAAACGATACGGCCCGGGCCGTGGTAGTCACGGCAGGCACCATCTGGGCGCCGTCGAAGCGGGCATCGTGGCTGAGGTAGCGCGCCTCCCGGATCAGCTGGCCCCGGATTTCGCCGCCGGGATTGGCCGCCGTGTGTACGTTGATGTAGATCTGCCCGGCCAGCATGGCCGTCACGATGGCCGCAGTGGGCGCCACTTCCCCTTCGATTACGTTGCCGTTCACAAATGACTGCAGGTCCAGCACCACCGGCCCGGCCACGCCCGTGGCACCCTGGTGGAAGTGGCAGGCGGTAATCGGGCCACTCAACCCGCCTACCACCACCCGAAACTTCAGCTTGTCCTGGCTCTGCGCCAGATTGAACGTGCCGATACCTACGCCATTGGTCGTGACGGGCGGTACTTCCTGCGCCCCCGACAGCGACGCCACAAACTCTTCGTCTTTCTCAATTTCAACCTGCCCACGGATTTCGCCGCCGGGGTTGGCTGCAGTATGCACATTGAGGTAGTAGCCGCCCCGCAGGTAGCGGTCCAGCTTACCCCGGTCGATGTCGGCCCCCGTCAGGAAGCCCTGGATGCGGTTGCCGCGGATGAACCGGAACAGGTCGGTGACTACTGGCCCGGATACACCGCGGAAACCGTTGTGGGTATGGGCGGCCGTGATGGGGCCGCTCAGCCCACTAAAGGAGCCGGAAATAAACAGCGTGTCGCGGGTAGGATTGAGCGTGAAGCTAACGGCCCCGCGGGCGTTGGTAGTCACGGCGGGCACTTCCTGCGCCCCGGTCAACGAAGCGCCCAGCAGCAGATGGGCCCGCAGGTGGTCGGCAAAGGCAGAGCTGCTGCCGAGCAAGGCACATAGCAGCAACAAACGCGTAAGAAGTTGTTTCATGGGAACAGGGAGTAAAAATGAACAGAATGCCAGATGGTTAACCTACCAACTCGTAACTAACTACCGTTTCGTTGCCTGCAGGTTATGTATAAAATTGCGTCCTTGCGGGCTTGCCCGCCGCTGGCCCGGCCAGCGGCGACAGCCAACAGCTTTTTTGTTCTCTACTCTACATTTTTATGGAAGCTCCCAACTCCGAATTCATGCGCGAAGCCATTCGCCTGTCCGTTGAAAAGATGCAGGCCGGCCACGGCGGGCCGTTTGGCTGCGTCATCGTGAAAGACGGCCAGATCATTGCCCGCGGCTTCAACCAGGTCACCAGCACCCACGACCCCACCTGCCACGCCGAGGTGGATGCCATCCGCAAGGCCTGCGCTACGCTGGGCACCTTCCAGCTCGACGGCTGCGACCTGTACACCAGCTGTGAGCCCTGCCCCATGTGCCTGGGCGCCATCTATTGGGCCCGTCCGCGCCGGGTGTTCTACGGCAACACCAAGGCCGATGCCGCCGCCATCGGCTTCGACGACCAGTTCATCTACGACGAAATCGAGAAGCCCCTCTCCGACCGGCAGATTCCGATGACCGAGCTGCTCCGCGACGAGGCCGCCGCCGGCTTCCGGGCCTGGGAGCAACACGAAAGCCGCACCGACTACTAGGCGCTGTTATTATACATTTCCGCCAACGCATATCACCCGGCCTGCTGAACATTCGCAGGCCGGATATTTTTTTTCATATTCCACCAGCTATGAAACCCATTTCACAGTCTAGAAATGACACACCTTATCCAGAAAATATAAAACACGCTTTACTCCCGTCCGGCATTTTTGGCCTTTAACTTTGCACTTTAAATATAATTAAACCCATATAAGCATTTGAAACAATTAGTTTTTCTGCTCGCGGCTGTATGTTGGTCTTTGGGCCTGACCTGCCACGCGCAAACCGGGGCCTGGCTGCCGGCAGGCGCCAACACCTCGTATCCGCGCACCCTGCTACAGGCCGCTGATATTCCGGCCGTACAGGCCACCTTAGCTGGCAGCTCCAGCGCCCGCACGCTCTACGCCGGCCTATATGCGGGCACCGGCACCACCCCACCCACCGACAACGCCTCGTCCGGCGGCCGCCGGGCACGGGCCACGTTCGCCAAAAACACCGCCTTCGTGCTGTTGCTGAACCGCCGGCCTGACGGCGCGGCGCTGGCGCCCCTCACCGAAGCCGAGCAAACGGCGCTGCTGAGTGGGGCGCAGTCGGCCCTGGAAACGCTGAACCCGGCGGTGGAGGGGGTTATAAACTACACGGAGTGGCAGTGGCGCTCCAAGGAGCTGATTGACTACCTGGTTGCCTACGACCTGCTGCGGGGCGCGGGCGTACCGGAAGCCTCGCTGGCCCCGGCCAAAGCCCGCCTGCAGACGTTTGCCGGCAACCTGTACCAGCAAAGCAACCAGCCGTTTTTCGGGGTGAGCTTCTACGCCTTCGTCAAAAACAACCATACCCTAATGACGGCCGCCGCGCTGGGCATGGCGGCCGTGGTGCTCAACGATGCCACCAGCCTCAGCCCCCAGCAGCAGCCCCAGAACTGGATCAACGCGGGCATGTACCACCTCGACAACGTGCTGTGGCAGGACGCGCAGCGGCAGTCGGACCCGGCGGCGGTGGCGGGCTACGCCGAGGGGCCGTATTATTTTAAGTACGCTTTCCTCAACTGCCTGCCTTTCTTCCGGGCCATGGGCCACTTTCTGCCGGCCGGCCCGCTGCCCTACACCGTGGGCACCCGCACCCGCGACATCCCCAACCCCTACTACGACCCGCGCTACGCCCGCCTCTACGACTGGATTACGGCCATTCTGCTGCCCGACGGCCGGCTGCCGGCTCTGGAAGACTCCTACGTGGACATGGGCATGCCCGAGCTGGCCCTCACCGGCCAGCGCCGCTACGTGCGCCCCCTGGCGCTTGGCAACCTGGCGCCCCAGCAGCTCAACACCCTCAGCAGTCAGCTGCGCGACATCACCGTGGACATGCGCG
Proteins encoded in this region:
- a CDS encoding nucleoside deaminase, whose protein sequence is MEAPNSEFMREAIRLSVEKMQAGHGGPFGCVIVKDGQIIARGFNQVTSTHDPTCHAEVDAIRKACATLGTFQLDGCDLYTSCEPCPMCLGAIYWARPRRVFYGNTKADAAAIGFDDQFIYDEIEKPLSDRQIPMTELLRDEAAAGFRAWEQHESRTDY